A DNA window from Nocardioides palaemonis contains the following coding sequences:
- a CDS encoding SatD family protein — translation MSEMKLEPSVTVIGDLVGSRRSADRAAVHERFARAVAEVNATFAPPVPLRIGVGDEFQGIFATLGDAVAATLRLRLALLPDVDVRQGIGWGGVQVLADEPRVEDGPGWWAARSAVDTAEDYERRAPLRGVRTAYAAAEGEDGPPPALVNAALMTRDQVVSGLSPRSMSVLDGLLRGRQQQEIADDLGISPSAVSQRVRADGIGVVLAADEMLRGL, via the coding sequence ATGAGCGAGATGAAGCTCGAACCTTCAGTCACCGTGATCGGTGACCTGGTGGGCTCGCGCCGCAGCGCCGACCGCGCCGCCGTCCACGAGCGGTTCGCCCGCGCGGTCGCGGAGGTCAACGCCACCTTCGCGCCACCGGTGCCGCTCCGGATCGGGGTCGGCGACGAGTTCCAAGGCATCTTCGCCACCCTGGGTGACGCGGTCGCCGCGACCCTGCGCCTGCGGCTCGCGCTGCTGCCCGACGTCGACGTGCGCCAGGGCATCGGGTGGGGAGGCGTGCAGGTGCTGGCCGACGAGCCGCGCGTCGAGGACGGCCCCGGCTGGTGGGCCGCGCGGTCGGCCGTCGACACGGCCGAGGACTACGAGCGCCGCGCCCCGCTGCGCGGGGTGCGCACGGCGTACGCCGCGGCGGAGGGCGAGGACGGTCCGCCGCCGGCGCTGGTCAACGCCGCGCTGATGACGCGCGACCAGGTCGTCTCCGGCCTGTCGCCGCGCTCGATGTCGGTGCTGGATGGTCTGCTGAGGGGCAGGCAGCAGCAGGAGATCGCCGACGACCTCGGCATCAGCCCCTCGGCGGTGTCGCAGCGGGTGCGGGCCGACGGCATCGGCGTGGTGCTGGCTGCCGACGAGATGCTGCGCGGACTGTGA
- a CDS encoding TRAFAC clade GTPase domain-containing protein — protein sequence MTTTAGGAATCSRENCYAPDTLCVLGNVAGCEHLAVPAPEGAPAPEQEVTQGQRLPWSGLALGLTDVFPIAAQSRPHVVGVVGAARSGKTTLLAAHWVAARRGLGRYSRSFAGSYSLMGWHQIARHLQWQPVGSGFPPHTSSSDVRSPALLHVAYSNHDDAADGARPFHLLLTDAPGEWFSRWAEEPALAEGAQWVADHADAFLLLADGDALRGAERGQARVNYQSLAIRLRTAAAGRPVIPVLSKADVGVPENMLEAINRVNRKYFEMEALQVSAHDPETFSSIVEPIDSAIEAALRPVYASTGDPEKWVRQMAVQLRGGRR from the coding sequence ATGACGACCACAGCGGGCGGCGCCGCCACCTGCAGCCGCGAGAACTGTTACGCGCCGGACACCCTCTGCGTACTGGGCAACGTTGCAGGGTGCGAACACCTAGCGGTCCCGGCGCCGGAGGGCGCTCCAGCGCCCGAGCAGGAGGTGACGCAGGGCCAGCGACTCCCGTGGTCCGGCCTCGCGCTAGGCCTGACCGACGTGTTCCCGATTGCCGCACAGAGTCGCCCGCACGTGGTCGGTGTCGTCGGGGCAGCGCGTTCAGGGAAGACCACCCTGCTCGCTGCCCACTGGGTTGCTGCCCGTCGCGGACTGGGAAGGTACAGCCGGTCGTTCGCCGGGTCCTATAGCTTGATGGGTTGGCACCAGATTGCACGACACCTACAGTGGCAGCCGGTTGGCTCCGGGTTCCCACCACACACCTCCTCGTCGGATGTCCGCTCCCCTGCGCTCCTACACGTCGCGTACTCGAACCACGACGATGCAGCTGACGGCGCCCGCCCGTTCCACCTTCTGCTCACTGACGCACCGGGCGAGTGGTTCTCCCGTTGGGCCGAAGAACCTGCCCTCGCCGAAGGCGCTCAGTGGGTGGCCGACCACGCGGATGCTTTCCTCCTCCTCGCCGACGGCGATGCACTCCGCGGCGCGGAGCGTGGCCAGGCCCGCGTGAACTACCAGTCGCTCGCCATTCGTCTTCGGACTGCTGCCGCCGGACGTCCGGTCATCCCGGTCCTCTCGAAGGCCGACGTCGGCGTCCCCGAAAACATGCTGGAAGCGATCAATAGGGTCAATCGCAAGTACTTCGAGATGGAAGCCCTGCAGGTCTCCGCGCACGACCCAGAGACCTTTTCGTCCATCGTTGAGCCGATCGATTCGGCCATCGAGGCGGCGTTGCGCCCCGTATACGCCAGCACCGGCGACCCAGAAAAGTGGGTGCGTCAGATGGCAGTTCAACTGCGCGGAGGACGCCGATGA
- a CDS encoding GTPase-associated system all-helical protein GASH, which produces MDLIGELLHRRLLTEIGEGEERLAMVRDAALALGKRFKGDLRSLVPHAVVAAVDEDCGAETDPLTEAYEELAAQWETVRNAFDGPPLSLLRAITLAAVATAAEDDSNILTAAWYSLRTALEELPAGSWAEPLGDLLKTWDDAAWESVQASWSPVSVSSKVTMPSVSKVVDDRITTPTGTTARENAAAFVASNNWQHFAIAMMPEYPAHVEALVSASEVASAKALRQSNEDLRTFAGELGKKLREILAAQENAIESTRLRGELLWWERTAFSPTRRVGYSDLQPAEVPVAAAYDLHLLMPEVAPLAAEHLLSGVVATATGDAKVSIEDLSGAADSLPAGSRHTPTLVLDAAQSDAETQLLARSKDMTASRAAVLLFRDLQARRLSGTGTNRS; this is translated from the coding sequence ATGGATCTGATTGGTGAGCTTCTCCACCGGAGGCTCCTGACCGAGATCGGTGAGGGGGAAGAGCGGCTCGCGATGGTGCGGGACGCCGCTCTGGCGCTCGGTAAGCGGTTCAAGGGCGACCTACGTTCCTTGGTGCCGCACGCCGTCGTTGCCGCCGTCGATGAGGACTGCGGCGCTGAAACCGACCCGCTCACAGAAGCGTACGAGGAGTTAGCAGCGCAGTGGGAGACGGTCCGCAACGCGTTCGACGGGCCGCCGCTGTCGCTACTCCGTGCCATCACGCTTGCAGCGGTCGCGACAGCGGCCGAGGACGACTCAAATATTCTCACCGCCGCCTGGTACTCGCTACGCACCGCATTGGAGGAGCTGCCGGCGGGGAGCTGGGCTGAGCCGCTAGGTGATTTGTTGAAGACGTGGGACGACGCCGCGTGGGAAAGCGTTCAAGCGTCTTGGTCCCCTGTGTCGGTGTCATCGAAGGTGACGATGCCCTCTGTCTCGAAGGTCGTCGACGATCGCATCACGACACCCACGGGGACAACCGCGCGCGAGAACGCGGCCGCGTTCGTAGCGTCGAACAACTGGCAGCACTTCGCCATAGCCATGATGCCGGAGTACCCGGCTCATGTTGAGGCGCTAGTAAGCGCGTCTGAGGTTGCTTCCGCGAAGGCGCTCCGTCAGTCGAACGAGGACCTTCGGACGTTCGCTGGCGAGCTCGGCAAAAAGCTGCGCGAGATCCTTGCGGCCCAGGAGAACGCCATTGAGTCGACGCGCCTGCGGGGCGAACTCCTGTGGTGGGAGCGCACGGCGTTCAGCCCGACGCGTCGAGTCGGGTACTCCGACCTTCAACCGGCCGAAGTTCCGGTCGCTGCGGCATACGACCTGCACCTGCTAATGCCTGAGGTAGCGCCCCTGGCAGCCGAACATCTGCTGTCCGGCGTGGTTGCCACGGCCACTGGCGACGCGAAAGTCTCCATCGAAGATCTGTCAGGGGCTGCCGACAGCCTCCCAGCTGGTAGCAGGCACACTCCAACACTTGTTCTTGACGCCGCCCAGTCCGATGCAGAGACCCAGTTGCTGGCACGGAGTAAGGACATGACGGCCAGCCGTGCCGCGGTGCTGCTGTTCCGGGATCTTCAGGCTCGACGTCTCAGCGGAACCGGTACCAACCGATCATGA